One genomic region from Argentina anserina chromosome 2, drPotAnse1.1, whole genome shotgun sequence encodes:
- the LOC126784490 gene encoding protein SMALL AUXIN UP-REGULATED RNA 12: MSSGTTKCSKIRHIVKLRQLLRRWRSKARMSSANRTPPDVPAGHVAIRVGAYCTRYVMPASYLNHPLFKKLLIQAEEEYGFTNEGPLAIPCDESLFEEVVRYISRSESAGSARFDRHCHADVRSNFDFLADSRPLLRGFSEKTIW; encoded by the coding sequence ATGTCAAGCGGAACCACAAAATGCAGCAAGATCCGCCACATTGTCAAGCTCCGCCAGTTGCTGCGGCGGTGGCGCAGCAAGGCCCGCATGTCGTCAGCCAACCGCACACCGCCGGATGTCCCAGCGGGGCACGTGGCGATCCGCGTCGGCGCTTACTGCACTAGATATGTGATGCCGGCGTCTTACCTGAACCACCCGTTGTTCAAGAAGCTCCTCATACAAGCGGAGGAAGAGTACGGCTTCACGAACGAAGGCCCTTTAGCGATCCCATGCGACGAGTCGTTGTTCGAAGAGGTGGTCCGCTACATTTCCCGATCGGAGTCCGCCGGTTCGGCGAGGTTTGACAGGCACTGCCACGCAGACGTCAGGAGTAACTTTGATTTCTTGGCTGATTCCCGACCGTTGCTTCGTGGGTTTTCCGAGAAAACAATCTGGTAA